CGGAGAAATCAAAGGAAAAGGTTGTAGTGCTATTTGAAGGCCACAGCAGCGGAGTAAATGATGCTGTTAAAATTGCAGATTGTTATATAAAGAAAAACAAATTTGATAGTTCGATTGTGATCCCAATAGATATACCGCTGTTAACCCTAAAGGAAATAAAAGAGATCATTTCTTTCGCACGGGACTATAAAGAGATTATTAGTATGGTTCCTTCAAAAAGATTCGATGGGACCAACATATTATTGAGAAAGCCGCATTCGATAATAGATACGAGCTTCGATGATAACAGTTTTTTCAACCATTTCAGAAAAGCACTTGATAATGGCGTCTCGCTGAAAATATTTTACCACGAAAATTTGAAGGTGGATATTGATACTATCGATGATGTGATGCTGGCTTTGAAAAAATATCATCTAGATAATTCTCCTTTCAAAATGAGGGACTCGGAACAAAAAGAAGTAAACAAGATTGAAAATAAATCGATAGAATATCTATTGAATATCTTTCAGAACAGGGATGAACTTGGTTATTAGTACTATGGATTTTAATTTAGTGTTCTGTAGTGTAGTGATTGCACTTTAAGAAGTATGTAACTAGTTTGATGTGAAAAATTTTTTCATTCAAGATATTTATTGGTAGTATAATAATAATTAACA
This Candidatus Nitrosocosmicus oleophilus DNA region includes the following protein-coding sequences:
- the cofC gene encoding 2-phospho-L-lactate guanylyltransferase, whose protein sequence is MNNTRTAIIIPIKRFDKSKTRLSGFLSQEQRARLCHLMVNDLIEKMSELEESNLFLVTNEIIPIPEKSKEKVVVLFEGHSSGVNDAVKIADCYIKKNKFDSSIVIPIDIPLLTLKEIKEIISFARDYKEIISMVPSKRFDGTNILLRKPHSIIDTSFDDNSFFNHFRKALDNGVSLKIFYHENLKVDIDTIDDVMLALKKYHLDNSPFKMRDSEQKEVNKIENKSIEYLLNIFQNRDELGY